A genomic segment from Halomicroarcula saliterrae encodes:
- a CDS encoding DUF7344 domain-containing protein: MKIAQSGCPSPDRHQLSSLLADRRTRRILDALETGPATARDLAVALAADDLDCARSAVSADDREQYRRTLEYNYLSRLTDAGLLEQAPDGLIRRDPTALDSYEIQFPALDEPDHPAWPAAAAVVGRAYRYPLLSLVADEGDVSLPCLADRLLQTPSHAVAEAMTNQRALAVALHHVDLPKLAAVDLLTYDTETRTVAATPETETVL, translated from the coding sequence ATGAAAATCGCACAGAGCGGGTGCCCGTCCCCTGACCGTCACCAGCTGTCGTCGCTTCTGGCCGACCGGCGTACGAGGCGAATTCTCGACGCCCTCGAGACCGGTCCGGCAACGGCCCGCGACCTCGCCGTCGCCCTCGCGGCGGACGACCTCGACTGTGCACGCTCGGCTGTCTCGGCCGACGACCGCGAACAGTACCGTCGGACGCTCGAATACAACTACCTGTCGCGGCTGACCGACGCGGGTCTCCTCGAACAGGCCCCGGACGGGCTCATCAGACGCGACCCGACAGCCCTCGACAGCTACGAGATTCAGTTCCCCGCGCTCGACGAACCGGACCACCCCGCGTGGCCGGCCGCGGCAGCGGTGGTCGGTCGCGCGTACCGGTATCCGCTGTTGTCGCTGGTCGCCGACGAAGGCGATGTCTCGCTCCCGTGCCTCGCCGACAGGCTCTTACAGACCCCGTCGCACGCGGTCGCCGAGGCCATGACGAACCAGCGAGCGCTCGCGGTCGCCCTCCATCACGTCGACCTCCCGAAACTGGCGGCGGTCGACCTTCTGACCTACGACACCGAGACACGGACGGTGGCGGCGACCCCGGAGACCGAGACGGTACTGTAG
- a CDS encoding bacterio-opsin activator domain-containing protein: MEDRSVLDDIYAETLEVFTESDEPAAPRSTPEVAAELDCGRRATHKRLQQLADRGELETKKVGAGARVWWRPAGTDSRDRRRLRELLTNAERLGDVGAWEYDIDSAELFWTDGTRRIHGVDSEYEPTLEAALDFFHSEDRPEIKRLFERCVESGTPYNAEVRLHTSTGEERWVRVSGEAITDRGKSKVRGYLQDITPQKKHERVLETQRANLEVLNSLNTVVRQLTDAVLDQSTRAEIEETTCEQLSESDAYRFAWIASIDPVTLEFVPRAERGVEGYIETTELTANPTEPGGQGPAGRAVRTQKMQFCRDVYSDPEFEKWLHLSERFSYSSMANIPIIYEETLYGVLGIYSQRVGGFAAPEREVLEGIGEIVGHAIASVERKQALLSDEVVELSFRISHTDSQIGIPSEFEASFEFDSTLSLGRREFLVYCTATGMDQTGIEQLLDDGEFRYIDDITVLGETSDGIGLEVRMVDPPVLSAVANNGGYVSNVTITGAATTMTVHIAADQDVSAAIDRITSVEPEMEMLRRRQTRRPDPSLDRLLQTLPETLTDRQQATLDAAYFMGYFDWPRQSSGPEVAETLGVSSSTFHQHLRKAERKVLDAVFR, translated from the coding sequence ATGGAGGACCGTTCGGTTCTCGACGACATCTACGCCGAGACCCTCGAAGTGTTCACCGAAAGCGACGAGCCGGCGGCCCCGCGGTCGACCCCCGAAGTCGCCGCAGAGCTCGACTGCGGTCGCCGCGCCACGCACAAACGCTTACAGCAACTCGCGGACCGGGGCGAGCTCGAGACGAAGAAGGTCGGCGCGGGGGCCCGCGTCTGGTGGCGGCCCGCCGGGACCGACTCACGCGACCGCCGCCGGCTCAGGGAGCTCTTGACCAACGCCGAGCGCCTCGGTGACGTCGGTGCGTGGGAGTACGACATCGACAGCGCGGAGCTGTTCTGGACCGACGGTACCCGTCGGATACACGGGGTCGACAGCGAGTACGAACCGACGCTCGAAGCGGCGCTGGACTTCTTCCATTCCGAGGACCGACCCGAGATAAAACGGCTCTTCGAGCGCTGCGTCGAGTCGGGCACGCCGTACAACGCGGAGGTTCGCCTGCACACCAGCACGGGCGAGGAACGCTGGGTCCGTGTCTCCGGGGAGGCCATCACGGACCGTGGTAAATCAAAGGTACGCGGGTATCTTCAGGACATCACGCCCCAGAAGAAACACGAGCGAGTTCTCGAAACGCAGCGAGCGAATCTGGAGGTGCTCAACAGCCTCAACACCGTCGTCAGACAGCTCACCGACGCGGTCCTCGACCAGTCGACGCGCGCCGAAATCGAGGAGACGACGTGTGAACAGCTGAGCGAGTCGGACGCCTACCGGTTCGCGTGGATCGCCTCGATAGACCCGGTCACACTCGAGTTCGTTCCGCGGGCCGAACGCGGTGTCGAGGGGTATATCGAGACGACAGAACTCACGGCGAACCCGACCGAGCCGGGTGGGCAGGGGCCGGCCGGCCGCGCGGTCAGAACGCAGAAGATGCAGTTCTGTCGGGACGTGTATTCGGACCCGGAGTTCGAGAAGTGGCTCCACCTTTCCGAGCGTTTCAGCTACAGCTCGATGGCGAACATCCCTATCATCTACGAGGAAACACTGTACGGAGTACTCGGTATCTACTCCCAGCGAGTCGGCGGCTTCGCGGCGCCCGAGCGCGAGGTTCTCGAGGGCATCGGCGAAATCGTCGGCCACGCCATCGCCTCGGTCGAACGGAAGCAGGCGCTCCTCTCCGACGAGGTCGTCGAACTGTCCTTCCGCATCAGTCACACCGACTCCCAAATCGGTATTCCGTCGGAGTTCGAGGCCTCCTTCGAGTTCGATAGCACGCTGTCGCTGGGTCGACGGGAGTTTCTGGTGTACTGTACGGCCACCGGCATGGACCAGACGGGTATCGAACAGCTCCTCGACGACGGCGAGTTCCGCTATATCGACGACATAACCGTTCTCGGCGAGACCAGCGACGGGATCGGGCTGGAGGTCCGGATGGTCGACCCGCCGGTCCTCTCTGCCGTCGCGAACAACGGCGGCTACGTCTCGAACGTGACTATCACCGGCGCCGCGACCACGATGACTGTCCACATCGCGGCCGACCAGGACGTGTCCGCGGCCATCGACCGCATCACCAGCGTCGAACCCGAGATGGAGATGCTCCGTCGACGGCAGACGAGGCGGCCCGACCCCTCGCTCGACCGGCTACTGCAGACACTCCCGGAAACGCTGACAGACCGTCAGCAGGCGACCCTTGACGCGGCGTACTTCATGGGCTACTTCGACTGGCCGCGACAGAGCTCCGGCCCCGAGGTGGCCGAGACCCTCGGCGTGAGCTCCTCGACGTTCCACCAGCACCTCCGGAAGGCCGAGCGGAAAGTACTCGACGCTGTCTTCAGATAG
- a CDS encoding alpha/beta fold hydrolase — translation MQIRIFDDGDADRDCLFVLGWGNRCRHENVQWFVDRLATRFRVHVAELPTHISDVRTEWVDPLVDYATDLESVALLSHSAGGLTAAHMDLDSIEQRVYLSPWWGSDFGPLFGLVRALPISRPFLPVGNLEGAALGELATEAQLADGPDSSSPAFLRAVDRAQQRLPPARDDAVAFCTLTDAIVDPRAVGHRLPADRIRLYDGGHELFSSTARDDLTETVLDALERGPTAL, via the coding sequence ATGCAGATCCGGATTTTCGACGACGGCGACGCCGACAGGGACTGCCTGTTCGTTCTCGGCTGGGGAAACCGTTGTCGCCACGAGAACGTGCAGTGGTTCGTCGACCGACTCGCCACGCGTTTTCGCGTCCACGTCGCGGAGCTACCGACACACATCAGCGACGTCCGGACCGAGTGGGTCGACCCGCTCGTGGACTACGCGACGGACCTCGAAAGCGTCGCCCTGCTCTCTCACAGCGCCGGCGGGCTGACGGCCGCCCACATGGACCTCGACAGTATCGAACAGCGCGTCTATCTCTCGCCGTGGTGGGGGAGCGACTTCGGCCCCCTCTTCGGGCTCGTTAGGGCGCTCCCGATTTCGAGGCCGTTCCTCCCGGTCGGGAACCTCGAAGGGGCCGCGCTGGGGGAACTCGCCACCGAGGCCCAGCTCGCCGACGGTCCGGACAGCTCCTCGCCCGCCTTCCTCCGGGCCGTCGACCGCGCACAGCAACGCCTCCCACCGGCCCGCGACGACGCGGTCGCCTTCTGTACGCTCACCGACGCGATTGTCGACCCCCGGGCGGTCGGCCATCGGCTTCCGGCCGACCGCATCCGCCTGTACGACGGCGGTCACGAACTGTTCTCCTCGACGGCCAGAGACGACCTCACCGAGACCGTCCTCGACGCGCTGGAGCGCGGTCCCACAGCGCTCTGA
- a CDS encoding class I SAM-dependent methyltransferase → MWADSRDSLADLELEACERVLDVGCGTGELTRVLREESDAEVVALDADAGLLDSVPGPTVRGDATRLPFADDSFDLVVCQALLINLPDPELAVREFARVAGERVAAVEPNNGAVTVESTVDSEPRLARRARRFFLDGVETDVELGADAADVFEAAGLDVVSTRRYDQELTVTPPYGAAEVRAARRKATGEGLATDRATILGGEATPEEYDALREQWREMGRDVVSQMQSDDYERRETVPFFVTVGRVSSRPRK, encoded by the coding sequence ATGTGGGCCGACTCCCGCGACTCGCTCGCGGACCTCGAACTGGAAGCCTGCGAGCGGGTCCTCGATGTCGGCTGTGGCACCGGCGAACTGACCCGCGTGCTCCGCGAGGAGAGCGACGCCGAGGTGGTCGCGCTCGACGCCGACGCCGGCCTCCTCGACTCGGTGCCGGGCCCGACCGTCAGGGGCGACGCGACGCGGCTCCCATTCGCCGATGACAGCTTCGACCTCGTGGTGTGTCAGGCGCTGCTCATCAACCTCCCCGACCCCGAACTCGCCGTCCGGGAGTTCGCCCGCGTGGCGGGCGAGCGGGTGGCGGCCGTCGAGCCCAACAACGGGGCCGTCACCGTCGAGTCCACCGTCGACAGCGAACCGCGGCTGGCCCGTCGGGCGCGCCGGTTCTTCCTCGACGGCGTCGAGACGGACGTGGAACTCGGCGCCGATGCCGCCGACGTGTTCGAGGCGGCGGGTCTGGACGTGGTCTCGACCCGGCGCTACGACCAGGAGCTGACCGTTACACCGCCGTACGGGGCGGCCGAAGTGCGAGCCGCTCGCCGGAAGGCCACCGGCGAGGGGCTGGCGACCGACCGTGCGACCATCCTCGGCGGCGAGGCCACGCCCGAGGAGTACGACGCCCTTCGTGAACAGTGGCGCGAGATGGGCCGTGACGTGGTCTCGCAGATGCAGTCCGACGACTACGAGCGCCGCGAGACGGTCCCCTTCTTCGTCACCGTCGGCCGAGTCTCCAGTAGACCTCGAAAATAA
- a CDS encoding PKD domain-containing protein yields the protein MNSDADGDSGWADGRIARWTTVLLVVGTVAVVAAAPVLGVMTAGGPTASAPQSDAPTDDGTVAAVSANATAEVNATNDTAPRVGFRSAPADPEPETVTQPNGTTFEARQWGDARRHGWETTDGYTIVQSNESGWWYYAREADGALEATDRRVGLDSPGDLDRHVRPTAEVPQSAPSISPDSTGQRAFEQSPGATSGRTDVPIPLLFANFADTEPDYSAASFADLYFGSDPDEATGPGSFREYFLEASDGRVNFTAGPGVVGWFDTDTTHDEAGADYGAARDYAAEAIRTADDSTDFSKYDHDGDGHVSVAIVHPGPGEEVSGDSTDIWSHRWGFRTPIDTDDGVAVTGYSLQPETVPSGEQNTIGVMAHETGHLIFDWPDLYPRDGYPGIDDWGLMGGGSYGGLARGGDSPVHPTVWTKRARGWTETPRIAPSDQPGILPPSSSVNDFYRLGDDSATSGHHFLLSFRADEGFDQGLFGYGSSKEPGLLAWRTDNSGVSNGGDLDQTLYPGTGGTFEGASCADCQSDVSLTNVTRVHDSVVFNDPPRRSLDAGESAVYAVPVDTTLPDGRTVSATWRLSSRASWADNDSDLDVALTSPDGSRTLTASETETSYEAARTAGTPTSGGWKLVESAGDDGVDYYSATTYPTLPLPTALAVDERELDAGAAADPDPVTANVTVRTGNQPYDTGAFDALNASAFTVAVGSDTVPDEDISVARRGPGAYTLTITPPARASGGSYRLAVNATDAKVGVSHTTNTSTATVTYERGGNAAPTAAVSANRTNVTVGDPVAFDARNSTDSDGSLTEYAWAFGDGTTANGSQATHAFESAGTYSAEVTVTDDDGATDTATVTVEVAEPNDAPAPAASANRTSVTVGEAVAFDAGNSTDSDGSIAAYDWTFGDGAGGAAERVVHSYSSAGTYTVELTVTDDDGATDNATVTVEVTEPNEAPTASASANRTAVTVGEAVSFDANESTDTDGRIERSQWAFDDGTTATVSQPTHAFASPGTYAVELTVTDDDGATDNATVTVEVAAPNTAPTAVATANASTVAVGDAVAFNASRSTDADGRIESYAWNLRDGSTVSGPRTTEAFSSAGTYTVELTVTDDDGATNTSTVAVEVVEANEAPTAVAAANRTAVSVGDAVAFNASESTDADGSIERYEWDFDDGTTANGSQVVHAFSSKGTYAVTLTVTDNRSGTDTTTRSVEVTATDDDGSSGGGDDDGSSGGGDDDGSSGGGDDDGSSGGGDDDGSSGGGDDDGSSGGGDDDGSSGGGDDDGSSGGGDDDGSSG from the coding sequence ATGAACTCAGATGCCGATGGAGACAGTGGATGGGCGGACGGTCGTATCGCTCGATGGACAACGGTGTTACTCGTCGTCGGGACGGTCGCCGTGGTCGCCGCGGCGCCGGTCTTGGGTGTGATGACGGCCGGGGGACCGACAGCGTCGGCCCCCCAGTCTGACGCCCCGACTGACGACGGAACTGTGGCTGCCGTCTCCGCGAACGCGACGGCCGAGGTGAACGCGACGAACGACACGGCGCCGCGGGTCGGGTTTCGGTCGGCACCGGCCGACCCGGAACCGGAGACCGTGACCCAGCCCAACGGGACGACCTTCGAGGCCCGGCAGTGGGGCGACGCGCGTCGACACGGCTGGGAGACGACGGACGGCTACACCATCGTCCAGTCCAACGAGTCGGGCTGGTGGTACTACGCCCGCGAGGCTGACGGAGCGCTCGAAGCGACCGACCGGCGCGTCGGGCTCGATTCGCCGGGCGACCTCGACAGACACGTCAGGCCGACGGCCGAGGTGCCTCAGTCGGCCCCGTCGATCAGTCCGGATTCGACGGGACAGCGCGCGTTCGAGCAGTCTCCCGGTGCGACCTCCGGACGGACCGACGTTCCGATTCCCCTCCTCTTTGCGAACTTCGCGGACACGGAGCCCGACTATAGCGCCGCCTCGTTCGCGGACCTCTACTTCGGGTCCGACCCCGACGAGGCGACCGGGCCCGGGAGCTTCCGTGAGTACTTCCTCGAAGCCAGCGACGGCCGGGTGAACTTCACGGCCGGGCCGGGCGTCGTCGGCTGGTTCGACACCGATACGACTCACGACGAGGCCGGTGCCGACTACGGCGCGGCCCGCGACTACGCCGCCGAGGCGATCCGGACCGCCGACGACTCGACCGACTTCTCGAAGTACGACCACGACGGCGACGGCCACGTCAGCGTGGCCATCGTCCACCCGGGCCCCGGGGAGGAGGTCTCCGGCGACTCGACGGACATCTGGTCACACCGCTGGGGGTTTCGCACGCCGATCGACACTGACGACGGCGTCGCGGTGACCGGGTACAGCCTCCAGCCCGAGACGGTCCCGTCGGGCGAACAGAACACAATCGGCGTGATGGCCCACGAGACCGGCCACCTGATATTCGACTGGCCGGACCTCTACCCGCGAGACGGGTATCCGGGCATCGACGACTGGGGCCTGATGGGCGGCGGAAGCTACGGCGGGCTCGCCCGGGGCGGCGACTCGCCGGTCCACCCCACTGTCTGGACGAAACGGGCACGGGGCTGGACGGAGACGCCGCGCATCGCCCCGTCGGACCAGCCGGGTATCCTCCCGCCGTCGTCGTCGGTCAACGACTTCTACCGGCTCGGCGACGACAGCGCGACCAGCGGCCACCACTTCCTGCTGTCGTTCCGCGCCGACGAGGGATTCGACCAAGGGCTGTTCGGGTACGGGTCCTCGAAAGAGCCCGGCCTGCTGGCCTGGCGAACCGACAACTCGGGCGTCTCGAACGGCGGCGACCTCGACCAGACGCTCTACCCGGGGACGGGGGGAACATTCGAGGGGGCGTCCTGTGCGGACTGTCAGAGCGATGTCAGTCTGACGAACGTCACCCGAGTCCACGACTCAGTCGTGTTCAACGACCCCCCACGCCGGAGCCTCGACGCCGGCGAGTCGGCGGTGTACGCCGTTCCCGTCGACACGACGCTGCCGGACGGTCGGACGGTGTCCGCCACGTGGCGGCTCTCCTCGCGGGCGTCGTGGGCCGACAACGACAGCGACCTCGACGTCGCGCTGACCAGCCCCGACGGGAGCCGGACGCTCACCGCGTCGGAGACCGAAACCAGCTACGAGGCCGCGCGGACGGCCGGCACGCCGACGAGTGGCGGCTGGAAGCTGGTCGAGAGCGCCGGTGACGACGGCGTCGACTACTACAGCGCGACGACGTATCCGACGCTTCCGCTCCCGACGGCGCTCGCCGTCGACGAGCGCGAACTCGACGCCGGCGCCGCGGCCGACCCGGACCCGGTGACGGCGAACGTCACGGTCCGGACCGGAAACCAGCCCTACGACACCGGCGCGTTCGACGCGTTGAACGCCTCGGCGTTCACCGTCGCGGTCGGCTCTGACACCGTCCCGGACGAGGACATCAGCGTCGCCAGACGCGGGCCGGGCGCGTACACGCTGACCATCACGCCTCCGGCGCGGGCGTCCGGCGGCTCCTACCGCCTCGCCGTCAACGCCACCGACGCGAAGGTCGGCGTCAGCCACACCACGAACACCTCGACGGCCACGGTTACCTACGAGCGCGGCGGCAACGCGGCGCCGACGGCAGCGGTGTCGGCCAACCGGACGAACGTGACCGTCGGCGACCCGGTCGCCTTCGACGCGAGGAACTCGACCGATTCGGACGGCTCGCTCACGGAGTACGCGTGGGCGTTCGGCGACGGGACAACGGCGAACGGTTCACAGGCCACGCACGCGTTCGAGTCGGCCGGGACGTACTCCGCCGAGGTGACCGTCACGGACGACGACGGGGCGACGGACACGGCGACCGTCACCGTCGAGGTGGCCGAGCCCAACGACGCACCGGCGCCAGCCGCGTCGGCCAACCGAACGAGCGTGACGGTCGGTGAAGCGGTCGCCTTCGACGCGGGCAACTCGACCGATTCGGACGGGTCGATTGCCGCCTACGACTGGACCTTCGGCGACGGCGCCGGTGGGGCGGCCGAGCGGGTCGTCCACTCGTACTCGTCGGCCGGGACGTACACGGTCGAACTCACGGTGACTGACGACGACGGTGCGACCGACAACGCGACGGTCACGGTCGAGGTGACCGAGCCCAACGAGGCGCCGACCGCATCGGCCTCGGCGAACCGGACGGCTGTCACGGTCGGCGAAGCGGTCAGCTTCGACGCGAACGAGTCGACTGACACCGATGGTCGTATCGAGCGATCCCAGTGGGCCTTCGACGATGGGACCACGGCGACCGTTTCCCAGCCCACTCACGCCTTCGCCTCGCCCGGGACCTACGCGGTCGAGCTCACGGTGACTGACGACGACGGTGCGACCGACAACGCGACGGTCACGGTCGAGGTGGCCGCGCCGAACACGGCGCCGACGGCAGTCGCCACGGCGAACGCCTCCACCGTCGCGGTCGGCGACGCGGTCGCGTTCAACGCGAGCCGGTCCACCGATGCCGACGGACGTATCGAAAGCTACGCGTGGAACCTGCGCGACGGATCTACCGTCTCTGGTCCCCGGACGACAGAGGCCTTCTCGTCGGCCGGGACGTACACGGTCGAACTCACCGTGACGGACGACGACGGCGCGACGAACACCTCGACGGTCGCCGTCGAAGTCGTCGAGGCCAACGAGGCCCCGACGGCAGTCGCCGCCGCGAACCGGACGGCCGTGAGCGTCGGTGATGCAGTGGCGTTCAACGCCAGCGAGTCGACCGACGCCGACGGCAGTATCGAACGCTACGAGTGGGACTTCGACGACGGGACGACGGCCAATGGCTCACAGGTCGTCCACGCGTTTTCGTCGAAGGGCACCTACGCCGTGACTCTGACCGTTACCGACAACCGCAGTGGAACCGACACCACCACGCGCTCCGTCGAGGTGACTGCGACCGACGACGACGGTAGCAGCGGTGGCGGCGACGACGACGGTAGCAGCGGTGGTGGCGACGACGACGGTAGCAGCGGTGGTGGAGACGACGACGGTAGCAGCGGTGGTGGCGACGACGACGGTAGCAGCGGTGGTGGCGACGACGACGGTAGCAGCGGTGGTGGCGACGACGACGGTAGCAGCGGTGGTGGCGACGACGACGGTAGCAGCGGTGGTGGCGACGACGACGGTAGCAGCGGA
- a CDS encoding deoxyribonuclease IV: protein MVRVGAHTSIAGGAYNAVDEQVEYGGNCGQIFSHSPQVWQDPNIEDDEAATFRELSEDHGVGPWVIHSSYLVNLCTPKDDLREKSLDSMQKEVDAADKLGVEYVNVHLGAHTGAGVDGGLDNAASVLDELDVPESVTVLIESDAGSGTKLGGQFEHLATVRERTEQDIEFCLDTAHMFAAGYDLSTPEGVEETFTEFDDVVGFEDLACIHLNDSKHACGTNKDEHAHIGEGEIGEAGMAAFVNHDAVADVPLVLETPTENGKSFAWNIERVRELRDEN from the coding sequence ATGGTACGAGTCGGCGCACACACCTCTATCGCCGGCGGCGCGTACAACGCCGTCGACGAACAGGTCGAGTACGGTGGCAACTGCGGCCAGATATTCTCTCACTCCCCGCAGGTCTGGCAGGACCCCAACATCGAGGACGACGAGGCCGCGACGTTCCGCGAGCTGAGCGAGGACCACGGCGTCGGGCCGTGGGTCATCCACTCCTCGTATCTCGTGAACCTCTGTACGCCCAAGGACGACCTCCGGGAGAAGTCACTCGACTCGATGCAAAAGGAGGTCGACGCCGCCGACAAACTCGGCGTCGAGTACGTCAACGTCCATCTGGGCGCTCACACCGGCGCCGGCGTCGACGGTGGGCTCGACAACGCCGCGAGCGTGCTCGACGAGCTCGACGTCCCCGAGAGCGTGACGGTGCTCATCGAGTCCGACGCCGGCAGCGGCACGAAGCTCGGCGGGCAGTTCGAGCACCTGGCCACCGTTCGCGAACGGACCGAACAGGACATCGAGTTCTGTCTGGACACCGCCCACATGTTCGCGGCGGGCTACGACCTCTCGACCCCGGAAGGCGTCGAGGAGACCTTCACCGAGTTCGACGACGTGGTCGGGTTCGAGGACCTCGCCTGTATCCATCTCAACGACTCGAAACACGCCTGCGGGACGAACAAGGACGAACACGCCCACATCGGCGAGGGCGAAATCGGCGAGGCCGGGATGGCGGCGTTCGTCAACCACGACGCCGTCGCGGACGTGCCGCTGGTGCTCGAAACGCCCACGGAAAACGGCAAGAGCTTCGCGTGGAACATCGAGCGCGTACGGGAACTGCGCGACGAGAACTGA
- a CDS encoding lipoate--protein ligase family protein codes for MTLAELDWRVVGEATDDGPTTMALEEIAAETAAAGGPATVRVYTWPDVLSLGYNQDPDTVDWDFCEREGIGVTRRPTGGGAIYHDHYADLSYSIVAPADAVPGDLMECYQLFCGPVLDAFEGIGVDASFVDAERDAVHQPACYLRALHPAHDIVGPDGRKLGGNAQYRRKDAVVQHGSLSVSLRPERHCGCFTGEPDTDAFRERVGAIDEYVDVERGDVVDALCATLAEWVDADEGQWTDDERARARERAESKYTTDEWVRKSP; via the coding sequence ATGACACTCGCGGAGCTCGACTGGCGGGTCGTCGGCGAAGCCACCGACGACGGGCCGACGACGATGGCACTGGAGGAGATCGCCGCCGAGACCGCGGCGGCGGGCGGCCCGGCCACCGTTCGCGTCTACACCTGGCCCGACGTGCTCTCGCTGGGTTACAACCAGGACCCCGACACCGTCGACTGGGACTTTTGCGAGCGGGAAGGCATCGGGGTCACGCGCCGCCCGACCGGCGGCGGCGCCATCTACCACGACCACTACGCCGACCTCTCCTACAGCATCGTCGCGCCGGCCGACGCGGTTCCCGGCGACCTCATGGAGTGCTACCAGCTGTTCTGTGGCCCGGTTCTCGATGCCTTCGAGGGTATCGGTGTCGACGCGAGCTTCGTCGACGCGGAACGCGACGCCGTCCACCAGCCGGCCTGTTACCTCCGGGCGCTCCATCCCGCCCACGACATCGTCGGGCCGGACGGCCGCAAGCTCGGCGGCAACGCCCAGTACCGCCGGAAAGACGCCGTCGTCCAGCACGGCTCGCTGTCGGTGTCCCTTCGCCCGGAGCGCCACTGCGGCTGTTTCACCGGCGAGCCCGACACCGACGCCTTCCGCGAGCGGGTCGGTGCTATCGACGAGTACGTCGACGTCGAGCGGGGCGACGTGGTCGACGCCCTGTGCGCGACGCTCGCCGAGTGGGTCGACGCCGACGAGGGGCAATGGACAGACGACGAGCGGGCCCGCGCACGCGAGCGCGCGGAGTCGAAATACACCACCGACGAGTGGGTCCGGAAGTCGCCCTGA
- a CDS encoding helix-turn-helix domain-containing protein yields MKYVRLSLSLPPDARNPMHQFIVDHEGYEASYLLQGNNIDDDVHTMLFYVDGHPIAPYREALEATENVVEYAISPCPDGSFYLYVRDRFSQTGRGIVDAVTAAGLVGVSPVAFRADGTMELTLVGPGQTVQRALDAVPDGIGVDVREVGEYANHQFEPSAALTDRQFEAVDAAVDCGYYDEPREGSTAEVAETLGCSPGTAAEHLRKAEARVMGRLVEGDGPV; encoded by the coding sequence ATGAAGTACGTCAGGCTCTCGCTGTCGCTGCCGCCCGACGCGCGCAACCCGATGCACCAGTTTATCGTCGACCACGAGGGGTACGAGGCGTCGTATCTGCTTCAAGGGAACAACATCGACGACGACGTCCACACGATGCTGTTCTACGTCGACGGCCACCCGATAGCGCCATATCGGGAGGCCTTGGAAGCGACCGAGAACGTCGTCGAGTACGCTATCTCGCCGTGTCCGGACGGGTCGTTCTACCTCTACGTTCGGGACCGGTTCTCCCAGACCGGTCGGGGTATCGTCGACGCGGTCACCGCCGCCGGGCTGGTGGGCGTCTCGCCGGTCGCGTTCCGCGCCGACGGGACGATGGAACTCACGCTGGTCGGCCCGGGCCAGACGGTCCAGCGGGCACTCGACGCCGTCCCGGACGGCATCGGCGTCGACGTCCGCGAGGTCGGCGAGTACGCGAACCACCAGTTCGAGCCGAGCGCGGCGCTGACCGACCGCCAGTTCGAGGCCGTCGACGCCGCCGTCGACTGTGGCTACTACGACGAACCGCGAGAGGGGTCGACGGCGGAGGTGGCCGAGACACTGGGCTGTTCGCCGGGCACCGCCGCCGAACACCTCCGCAAGGCCGAGGCGCGGGTGATGGGGCGGCTCGTCGAGGGCGACGGGCCCGTCTGA